One Ictalurus furcatus strain D&B chromosome 25, Billie_1.0, whole genome shotgun sequence DNA window includes the following coding sequences:
- the si:ch73-74h11.1 gene encoding desmoglein-2.1 isoform X1 gives MAFLKLGRLCLLLLMFMAVATKTATGFKRKKREWILPPMKLRENVDYTKQEFVSKIRSDKETEGKPFEYQLRGPGADQEPFNLFVVNPKNGFVRITGILDRENVAQYNLTGIAKYKDGRLAEEEIQLRIQVEDENDNPPKFKLFKGFVTECSKIGTPVMQITAEDADEQGTPNAKIAYSILKQIPEESGPMFTIDRDTGEIYVKEHTMDREVYDSYTLIVQGVDMDGALNGNTGTGTVEIKVLDINDNVPTLEKDEYTGAIDEGAVNVVVMRIKALDKDLKNTDNWLAVFDIVKGNEDELFTIETDPKTNEGILKLVKPVDYEKVKMLDLDLAISNVAPFINGTALSLGLSFDFDRPEGPGIIAGPGAGAGAGAGAGAGAGAGAGTGAGAGAGTGAGAGAGTGAGAGAGAGAGAGTGVGTGVGTGVGTGVGAGLDVNTDVDVGVDAGVDAGANAGAGVGVAPGVKPDTKPGAKPNDNTGSKPGIKHGSKPGKKPTPGGKNYPVKITVNNLPEGPGFLPSVKELPVSENPEEMHVPMVIGSFPALDLDTGQIAENVRYAKGYDPENWLSIDEETSEIKLMKIPDRESKSLVNGSYIAKILCMTRDVPPKTATGTIALKVQDSNDHCPTLTSTFQSICSDSNVVNVTAFDEDDYPNGKPYKFVLVEEETHGKWEMVPVNETTVSFHAKDFLWLGFYELSLEIFDRQGLGCKDKQKFQLEVCTCQEGGTCDLKLAHQHGSSAKLGFPAIGVLIVALILLILIPLLLLFCQCGTFGEFSQLPFDTKEYLIEYHTEGQGEDKSVPLMFAPVVADQQTVAAVGSTFNKASMVQSAQGFDTRVLNNKLQRGVMEVDSMSEYQHNTLQAQHALESTHRNTLHSASFRQKVHNIYEEIALPDCYLHEYFSQKARFLADRPALNDSLLMYNDEGQYSPLDSLDGFSILEADNDLGFLDDLDTKFVNLATICSPPPPKLEEVEHIVKSLETSIKSESSIASGADLVVKSDQSPPQQSTITNVTETINKSSSISSSPTLLIQQQPLYCLVEHQAPSAVIFAEEPVQGMYLINGLAATQGLVLQGGNVLQNAVEQQGIYLIDGMPMLQENIMLGNCPNRVSAGNLAVSSVLVQGEEGRQQLQVFLPQDAQPGQSKDKTDVESGNVKNIKPAKSQVKSKKRTYVR, from the exons GCAACAAAAACTGCAACAGGGTTCAAGAGAAAGAAGCGAGAATGGATTCTCCCACCAATGAAACTCAGAGAGAATGTAGACTACACAAAGCAAGAATTCGTTTCAAAG atAAGGTCTGATAAAGAAACTGAAGGCAAACCATTTGAGTACCAACTGCGAGGGCCCGGTGCTGACCAGGAGCCATTTAACCTATTTGTTGTCAACCCCAAAAACGGCTTCGTCAGAATCACAGGGATTCTGGACAGAGAGAATGTAGCACAGTACAAT CTGACTGGGATTGCTAAGTACAAAGATGGCAGACTGGCTGAGGAAGAAATTCAGCTGAGAATACAGGTTGAAGATGAGAATGACAATCCCCCAAAGTTTAAGCTATTCAAAGGGTTTGTAACAGAATGCAGCAAAATAG GAACCCCTGTCATGCAGATAACTGCTGAGGATGCAGATGAACAGGGGACACCCAATGCAAAGattgcatacagtatattgaagCAAATTCCAGAAGAATCTGGCCCTATGTTCACCATTGACAGAGATACTGGAGAGATCTATGTTAAAGAACACACCATGGATAGGGAG GTATATGATTCATACACTTTAATAGTGCAAGGTGTAGATATGGACGGAGCACTGAACGGTAACACAGGAACTGGAACGGTGGAGATTAAGGTTTTGGACATAAATGACAATGTTCCTACTCTTGAAAAAGATGAG TATACTGGTGCTATTGATGAAGGTGCAGTTAATGTGGTTGTGATGAGAATCAAAGCTCTGGATAAAGATTTGAAGAATACTGATAACTGGCTGGCCGTCTTTGACATTGTGAAGGGTAATGAAGACGAACTCTTCACTATAGAAACAGACCCCAAAACAAATGAGGGCATTTTAAAGCTTGTCAAG CCTGTGGATTATGAAAAGGTCAAAATGCTGGATCTTGACTTGGCCATTTCAAACGTAGCTCCTTTTATAAATGGAACTGCACTGTCCTTGGGTCTCAGTTTTGATTTCGACAGGCCTGAAGGACCTGGAATCATTGCTGGGCCTGGAGCTGGGGCAGGAGCAGGGGCAGGAGCAGGGGCAGGAGCAGGGGCAGGAGCAGGGACAGGAGCTGGGGCAGGAGCAGGGACAGGAGCTGGGGCAGGAGCAGGGACAGGAGCTGGGGCAGGAGCTGGGGCAGGAGCTGGGGCAGGGACAGGTGTAGGGACAGGTGTAGGGACAGGTGTAGGGACAGGTGTAGGGGCTGGATTGGATGTGAATACAGACGTAGATGTTGGAGTAGATGCAGGTGTAGATGCTGGGGCAAATGCAGGTGCTGGTGTAGGAGTTGCACCTGGTGTCAAACCTGACACCAAGCCTGGAGCTAAACCTAATGACAATACTGGCTCCAAACCTGGAATTAAACATGGTTCTAAACCAGGCAAAAAGCCAACACCAGGAGGAAAGAACTATCCAGTAAAAATCACCGTAAACAACTTGCCTGAAGGCCCAGGCTTTTTACCATCAGTGAAGGAGTTGCCTGTgtcagagaacccagaggaaatgcATGTTCCCATGGTCATTGGTTCCTTTCCTGCCTTGGATCTTGATACTggacaaattgctgaaaatgtcaG GTATGCAAAAGGATATGATCCAGAGAACTGGCTATCCATTGATGAGGAGACATCAGAAATTAAATTGATGAAGATACCAGATCGAGAGTCAAAGTCCCTCGTTAATGGATCCTACATCGCAAAAATCCTCTGCATGACACGAG aTGTGCCACCCAAGACAGCTACTGGAACAATAGCTCTAAAGGTGCAGGATTCAAATGACCATTGTCCTACACTGACCAGCACCTTCCAGAGTATTTGTTCTGATAGTAATGTGGTAAACGTGACTGCATTCGATGAGGATGACTATCCCAATGGAAAGCCTTATAAATTTGTTCTGGTAGAGGAGGAGACTCATGGAAAATGGGAGATGGTTCCTGTAAATG AAACAACAGTCAGCTTCCATGCTAAGGATTTTCTGTGGCTAGGATTTTATGAGCTCAGTTTGGAGATTTTTGACAGGCAGGGTTTGGGAtgtaaagacaaacaaaaatttCAATTAGAAGTGTGCACCTGTCAAGAAGGTGGCACATGTGACCTCAAACTAGCCCATCAGCATGGTTCTTCAGCCAAATTGGGGTTTCCTGCCATTGGAGTGCTTATTGTGGCACTAATTCTGCTCATCT TGATTCCACTGTTGCTGTTATTCTGTCAGTGTGGGACATTTGGGGAATTCTCACAGCTGCCTTTTGATACAAAAGAATATCTTATCGAATACCACACTGAAGGCCAGGGGGAAGACAAG TCGGTGCCTCTGATGTTTGCTCCCGTTGTGGCAGACCAACAAACTGTGGCAGCGGTTGGTAGCACTTTCAACAAGGCCTCCATGGTGCAAAGCGCACAGGGCTTTGATACCAGGGTGCTCAATAACAAGCTCCAAAGGGGGGTTATGGAGGTTGACAGCATGTCTGAATatcaacacaacacactacaagCTCAGCACGCTCTAGAATCTACCCATAGAAACACTCTCCACTCTGCATCATTTCGCCAGAAGGTGCATAATATTTATGAAGAGATTGCACTGCCAGATTGCTATCTCCATGAATATTTCTCTCAG AAAGCAAGATTTCTGGCTGATAGGCCTGCTCTCAATGACAGTCTGTTGATGTATAACGATGAAGGCCAATACTCTCCTCTTGACTCCTTAGACGGCTTCAGTATCCTTGAGGCAGATAATGACCTGGGTTTCCTCGATGACTTGGACACAAAATTTGTGAATTTAGCAACAATTTGCAGTCCTCCACCACCCAAATTAGAAGAAGTTGAACATATTGTCAAGTCATTGGAAACCAGCATCAAAAGTGAGAGTTCTATAGCCAGTGGTGCAGATCTGGTTGTGAAATCTGATCAGTCACCACCACAGCAAAGCACAATCACCAATGTTACCGAGACTATCAACAAATCAAGCAGCATAAGTAGTAGTCCAACACTGCTGATTCAACAGCAGCCTTTGTACTGCCTGGTGGAACATCAGGCACCAAGTGCTGTGATTTTTGCTGAAGAGCCTGTACAGGGAATGTACTTAATAAATGGGCTTGCAGCAACTCAGGGGCTAGTTCTCCAGGGTGGTAATGTACTACAGAATGCCGTAGAACAACAAGGAATATATCTGATTGATGGGATGCCTATGTTACAAGAAAATATAATGTTAGGCAACTGTCCAAATCGTGTCAGTGCAGGTAACTTAGCTGTTTCCTCTGTGCTAGTTCAGGGAGAGGAAGGCAGGCAACAACTCCAGGTTTTTCTACCTCAAGACGCACAACCAGGGCAATCAAAGGACAAAACTGATGTAGAGTCAGGCAATGTAAAGAATATTAAGCCTGCAAAGTCTCAGGTCAAATCAAAGAAAAGAACATATGTACGCTGA
- the si:ch73-74h11.1 gene encoding desmoglein-2.1 isoform X2 translates to MIRSDKETEGKPFEYQLRGPGADQEPFNLFVVNPKNGFVRITGILDRENVAQYNLTGIAKYKDGRLAEEEIQLRIQVEDENDNPPKFKLFKGFVTECSKIGTPVMQITAEDADEQGTPNAKIAYSILKQIPEESGPMFTIDRDTGEIYVKEHTMDREVYDSYTLIVQGVDMDGALNGNTGTGTVEIKVLDINDNVPTLEKDEYTGAIDEGAVNVVVMRIKALDKDLKNTDNWLAVFDIVKGNEDELFTIETDPKTNEGILKLVKPVDYEKVKMLDLDLAISNVAPFINGTALSLGLSFDFDRPEGPGIIAGPGAGAGAGAGAGAGAGAGAGTGAGAGAGTGAGAGAGTGAGAGAGAGAGAGTGVGTGVGTGVGTGVGAGLDVNTDVDVGVDAGVDAGANAGAGVGVAPGVKPDTKPGAKPNDNTGSKPGIKHGSKPGKKPTPGGKNYPVKITVNNLPEGPGFLPSVKELPVSENPEEMHVPMVIGSFPALDLDTGQIAENVRYAKGYDPENWLSIDEETSEIKLMKIPDRESKSLVNGSYIAKILCMTRDVPPKTATGTIALKVQDSNDHCPTLTSTFQSICSDSNVVNVTAFDEDDYPNGKPYKFVLVEEETHGKWEMVPVNETTVSFHAKDFLWLGFYELSLEIFDRQGLGCKDKQKFQLEVCTCQEGGTCDLKLAHQHGSSAKLGFPAIGVLIVALILLILIPLLLLFCQCGTFGEFSQLPFDTKEYLIEYHTEGQGEDKSVPLMFAPVVADQQTVAAVGSTFNKASMVQSAQGFDTRVLNNKLQRGVMEVDSMSEYQHNTLQAQHALESTHRNTLHSASFRQKVHNIYEEIALPDCYLHEYFSQKARFLADRPALNDSLLMYNDEGQYSPLDSLDGFSILEADNDLGFLDDLDTKFVNLATICSPPPPKLEEVEHIVKSLETSIKSESSIASGADLVVKSDQSPPQQSTITNVTETINKSSSISSSPTLLIQQQPLYCLVEHQAPSAVIFAEEPVQGMYLINGLAATQGLVLQGGNVLQNAVEQQGIYLIDGMPMLQENIMLGNCPNRVSAGNLAVSSVLVQGEEGRQQLQVFLPQDAQPGQSKDKTDVESGNVKNIKPAKSQVKSKKRTYVR, encoded by the exons ATG atAAGGTCTGATAAAGAAACTGAAGGCAAACCATTTGAGTACCAACTGCGAGGGCCCGGTGCTGACCAGGAGCCATTTAACCTATTTGTTGTCAACCCCAAAAACGGCTTCGTCAGAATCACAGGGATTCTGGACAGAGAGAATGTAGCACAGTACAAT CTGACTGGGATTGCTAAGTACAAAGATGGCAGACTGGCTGAGGAAGAAATTCAGCTGAGAATACAGGTTGAAGATGAGAATGACAATCCCCCAAAGTTTAAGCTATTCAAAGGGTTTGTAACAGAATGCAGCAAAATAG GAACCCCTGTCATGCAGATAACTGCTGAGGATGCAGATGAACAGGGGACACCCAATGCAAAGattgcatacagtatattgaagCAAATTCCAGAAGAATCTGGCCCTATGTTCACCATTGACAGAGATACTGGAGAGATCTATGTTAAAGAACACACCATGGATAGGGAG GTATATGATTCATACACTTTAATAGTGCAAGGTGTAGATATGGACGGAGCACTGAACGGTAACACAGGAACTGGAACGGTGGAGATTAAGGTTTTGGACATAAATGACAATGTTCCTACTCTTGAAAAAGATGAG TATACTGGTGCTATTGATGAAGGTGCAGTTAATGTGGTTGTGATGAGAATCAAAGCTCTGGATAAAGATTTGAAGAATACTGATAACTGGCTGGCCGTCTTTGACATTGTGAAGGGTAATGAAGACGAACTCTTCACTATAGAAACAGACCCCAAAACAAATGAGGGCATTTTAAAGCTTGTCAAG CCTGTGGATTATGAAAAGGTCAAAATGCTGGATCTTGACTTGGCCATTTCAAACGTAGCTCCTTTTATAAATGGAACTGCACTGTCCTTGGGTCTCAGTTTTGATTTCGACAGGCCTGAAGGACCTGGAATCATTGCTGGGCCTGGAGCTGGGGCAGGAGCAGGGGCAGGAGCAGGGGCAGGAGCAGGGGCAGGAGCAGGGACAGGAGCTGGGGCAGGAGCAGGGACAGGAGCTGGGGCAGGAGCAGGGACAGGAGCTGGGGCAGGAGCTGGGGCAGGAGCTGGGGCAGGGACAGGTGTAGGGACAGGTGTAGGGACAGGTGTAGGGACAGGTGTAGGGGCTGGATTGGATGTGAATACAGACGTAGATGTTGGAGTAGATGCAGGTGTAGATGCTGGGGCAAATGCAGGTGCTGGTGTAGGAGTTGCACCTGGTGTCAAACCTGACACCAAGCCTGGAGCTAAACCTAATGACAATACTGGCTCCAAACCTGGAATTAAACATGGTTCTAAACCAGGCAAAAAGCCAACACCAGGAGGAAAGAACTATCCAGTAAAAATCACCGTAAACAACTTGCCTGAAGGCCCAGGCTTTTTACCATCAGTGAAGGAGTTGCCTGTgtcagagaacccagaggaaatgcATGTTCCCATGGTCATTGGTTCCTTTCCTGCCTTGGATCTTGATACTggacaaattgctgaaaatgtcaG GTATGCAAAAGGATATGATCCAGAGAACTGGCTATCCATTGATGAGGAGACATCAGAAATTAAATTGATGAAGATACCAGATCGAGAGTCAAAGTCCCTCGTTAATGGATCCTACATCGCAAAAATCCTCTGCATGACACGAG aTGTGCCACCCAAGACAGCTACTGGAACAATAGCTCTAAAGGTGCAGGATTCAAATGACCATTGTCCTACACTGACCAGCACCTTCCAGAGTATTTGTTCTGATAGTAATGTGGTAAACGTGACTGCATTCGATGAGGATGACTATCCCAATGGAAAGCCTTATAAATTTGTTCTGGTAGAGGAGGAGACTCATGGAAAATGGGAGATGGTTCCTGTAAATG AAACAACAGTCAGCTTCCATGCTAAGGATTTTCTGTGGCTAGGATTTTATGAGCTCAGTTTGGAGATTTTTGACAGGCAGGGTTTGGGAtgtaaagacaaacaaaaatttCAATTAGAAGTGTGCACCTGTCAAGAAGGTGGCACATGTGACCTCAAACTAGCCCATCAGCATGGTTCTTCAGCCAAATTGGGGTTTCCTGCCATTGGAGTGCTTATTGTGGCACTAATTCTGCTCATCT TGATTCCACTGTTGCTGTTATTCTGTCAGTGTGGGACATTTGGGGAATTCTCACAGCTGCCTTTTGATACAAAAGAATATCTTATCGAATACCACACTGAAGGCCAGGGGGAAGACAAG TCGGTGCCTCTGATGTTTGCTCCCGTTGTGGCAGACCAACAAACTGTGGCAGCGGTTGGTAGCACTTTCAACAAGGCCTCCATGGTGCAAAGCGCACAGGGCTTTGATACCAGGGTGCTCAATAACAAGCTCCAAAGGGGGGTTATGGAGGTTGACAGCATGTCTGAATatcaacacaacacactacaagCTCAGCACGCTCTAGAATCTACCCATAGAAACACTCTCCACTCTGCATCATTTCGCCAGAAGGTGCATAATATTTATGAAGAGATTGCACTGCCAGATTGCTATCTCCATGAATATTTCTCTCAG AAAGCAAGATTTCTGGCTGATAGGCCTGCTCTCAATGACAGTCTGTTGATGTATAACGATGAAGGCCAATACTCTCCTCTTGACTCCTTAGACGGCTTCAGTATCCTTGAGGCAGATAATGACCTGGGTTTCCTCGATGACTTGGACACAAAATTTGTGAATTTAGCAACAATTTGCAGTCCTCCACCACCCAAATTAGAAGAAGTTGAACATATTGTCAAGTCATTGGAAACCAGCATCAAAAGTGAGAGTTCTATAGCCAGTGGTGCAGATCTGGTTGTGAAATCTGATCAGTCACCACCACAGCAAAGCACAATCACCAATGTTACCGAGACTATCAACAAATCAAGCAGCATAAGTAGTAGTCCAACACTGCTGATTCAACAGCAGCCTTTGTACTGCCTGGTGGAACATCAGGCACCAAGTGCTGTGATTTTTGCTGAAGAGCCTGTACAGGGAATGTACTTAATAAATGGGCTTGCAGCAACTCAGGGGCTAGTTCTCCAGGGTGGTAATGTACTACAGAATGCCGTAGAACAACAAGGAATATATCTGATTGATGGGATGCCTATGTTACAAGAAAATATAATGTTAGGCAACTGTCCAAATCGTGTCAGTGCAGGTAACTTAGCTGTTTCCTCTGTGCTAGTTCAGGGAGAGGAAGGCAGGCAACAACTCCAGGTTTTTCTACCTCAAGACGCACAACCAGGGCAATCAAAGGACAAAACTGATGTAGAGTCAGGCAATGTAAAGAATATTAAGCCTGCAAAGTCTCAGGTCAAATCAAAGAAAAGAACATATGTACGCTGA
- the ttr gene encoding transthyretin, giving the protein MHSCSTMARAITFVLFVSTLFCCQAAPVDPHGSSDVHCPLNVKILDALKGAPAGNVALTVFRQGADKTWEKVGSGNTNIAGEVHDLLSEQDFKPGVYRVEFDSKTYWKTEGRTPFHEVAEVVFEAHAEGHRHYTLALLLSPFSYTTTAVVGKGHD; this is encoded by the exons ATGCATTCGTGTTCCACCATGGCCAGAGCTATcacttttgtcctttttgtgtcAACACTTTTCTGCTGTCAGGCTGCTCCGGTG GATCCTCATGGCAGTTCAGATGTACATTGTCCTCTAAACGTAAAGATACTGGACGCATTGAAAGGCGCACCTGCTGGAAATGTGGCACTAACGGTCTTCCGCCAAGGTGCTGATAAAACATGGGAAAAAGTTGGCAGTGG GAACACAAATATAGCTGGTGAGGTTCATGACCTTCTGTCCGAGCAGGACTTCAAACCTGGTGTGTATCGTGTGGAGTTTGACAGCAAAACCTACTGGAAAACAGAAGGTCGCACACCATTCCATGAAGTTGCTGAA GTGGTGTTTGAGGCTCATGCAGAAGGACATCGTCATTACACTCTGGCCCTGTTACTGAGCCCCTTCTCCTACACCACAACAGCTGTAGTGGGGAAAGGACATGATTAG